The following is a genomic window from Nicotiana tabacum cultivar K326 chromosome 3, ASM71507v2, whole genome shotgun sequence.
ATGCCAATTCAAAGAATCCAATCAACCTTAAAGGATTCATGGTAATCTGTCAATGTCTATATATATTTGGAGTATTAACTGCAGTACTACCATTTTCAAACTTGTTAGAGCTAATTTATGATGTTGCATTTAGGTGGGAAATGCTGTGACAGATAATTACTATGACAACCTGGGAACAGTGACATATTGGTGGAGCCATGCTATGATCTCTGATAAGACATACAAGCAACTGGTAAACACTTGTGATTTTCGACGCCATAAAGAATCAAACGAGTGTGAATCTTTGTACTATTATGCTATGGATCAAGAATTTGGTAACATCGACCAATACAACATTTATGCTCCTCCTTGTAACAATTCTGATGGTAGCCCTTCAACCAGACAGACCATGAATTTACCCCACCAACCTTACAAGGTAAATACTTACCTCAGTAATGCTACATTTTACTCatagatattgctgcttgatttATTTGGATTTGTGTCCACATTAGATGTTCAAGCAGCTATCAGGGTATGATCCTTGCACGGAGAAATACGCAGAAATTTACTATAACAGGCCTGATGTGCAGAAGGCTATGCACGCGAATACAACTGGAATTCCTTATAAATGGACAGCCTGCAGGTAAACAAATCGACTAGTGACTAACAAAACAGAACTTAGTTTGAAAAGAATTTGCACTAATAGCTGTTTTATCTTGCAACTGATTGATCTTTGCATCTATGTTACAGTGAGACTCTGAATCGAAATTGGAACGATACAGATGACTCAATTCTTCCAATATACAGAGAACTGATTGCTGCTGGTTTGAGAATTTGGGTTTTCAGGTATGTGAATTTACTTTTTGAGAGCTTATTCTCAAAAAATTTAGACAGCTCAATTTGatcatatctttcttgtttttattttttccttttgaattgtcATATTGCAGTGGTGATGTAGACTCAGTGGTGCCTGTCACAGCTACAAGGTATTCACTAGCACAGCTCAAATTATCCACTACTATTCCATGGTACCCTTGGTATGTCAAGAAACAGGTGAGTAACACGATCTTTTAAATGAGCTGATAGTGTAAAATTTCTTATAACTGTCGATGTTTATAAGTTAAATATGTGTTTATCATTAATTTGTAATTATGTTATGGTTAATGATGTAAGGTGGGAGGCTGGACAGAGGTATACAAAGGGCTAACATTTGCAACAGTGAGAGGGGCAGGACATGAAGTTCCATTATTCAAACCTAGAGCTGCCTATCAACTCTTCAGATCATTTTTAAGAGGAGAGCCACTCCCCAAATCATGATAGTGTCTAAGACTAATTTCTTGTCTATTTGTCAACAatttcatttgcaaaatattggctaagaaagaaaaagaattgtcaaGTTGAACAAGAATTGTTTCAACTTTTAAAAGAAAGTTgatgagaaagagagagaggggggggggggggtgtaacAATTAGGACTTTGGGATATGGAAAAAAAAGGTATCAATTTGTTGTACGTTTGTAACAATATTATTAGGTAGATGGGGTTTGAATTCTACTCCACGTGTTTTAGGAAAAATGAAATTTCTTAATTTTCATATTTCAAGTATTCCAATAAAGAAGGGTTGAATTGTTAGCAATACAACTTGACTAGCTTCCGCAACTGCCGAATGCCGTATCCGAACTTTTTGCGTATTCATCACAACGTGGGCCCCATTATGAAGTGCGGCTTTTGCACAAATAGTCATCTATTAGGggtcaaattcaaaaatagtcaaattTAGAAAAATAGCCGCAATTTCAAAAGTGATTGAATTATAGTCACTTTTCATCTAAAGATAAATATGAACGGAAATactattcaaaattcaaaaaatatttcagcatagtatactggag
Proteins encoded in this region:
- the LOC107815908 gene encoding serine carboxypeptidase-like 25: MAKGKLAVVLLILVAAVCTVNATNYKEEEEVDRIISLPGQPKVSFQQYSGYVTVNQIVGRALFYWLTEADNEPLSKPLVVWLNGGPGCSSVAYGASEEIGPFRINKTSSGLYLNKFSWNKLANLLFLETPAGVGFSYSNRSSDLLDTGDYRTAKDSLQFLIHWMNRFPRYKHREVYITGESYAGHYVPQLAREIVHYNANSKNPINLKGFMVGNAVTDNYYDNLGTVTYWWSHAMISDKTYKQLVNTCDFRRHKESNECESLYYYAMDQEFGNIDQYNIYAPPCNNSDGSPSTRQTMNLPHQPYKMFKQLSGYDPCTEKYAEIYYNRPDVQKAMHANTTGIPYKWTACSETLNRNWNDTDDSILPIYRELIAAGLRIWVFSGDVDSVVPVTATRYSLAQLKLSTTIPWYPWYVKKQVGGWTEVYKGLTFATVRGAGHEVPLFKPRAAYQLFRSFLRGEPLPKS